From the Lathyrus oleraceus cultivar Zhongwan6 chromosome 4, CAAS_Psat_ZW6_1.0, whole genome shotgun sequence genome, one window contains:
- the LOC127137620 gene encoding uncharacterized protein LOC127137620: MDKYFSSSARSEKKAQFLRLYQGNMTISEYADKFNSLAKYFRYFRDHVDENYKCERFEQGLRYEIKESVEPLEIRQFQVLVEKCKKVERMKQGRPNRWVAGGSSRHQGHHDRNKRGKQQQPYTRPQRNGRDHPQTQFKGGQRPQNSSSIRCYNCNKEGHRPGHFARDCRAPSRDHVPSTNNNKNDICPTAKGRVYHIGEEEALNASGLIQGECEIADKLFLILFDSSGATHSFISMECANYVQLLVTSLPFDLVVTIPSSQPVILNEACLECPLTILGIKFKVDLVCIPLKHMGVILGMDWLSSHHVLLDCARKSIIFPDPDVSRFLNSNRLKISLKGGIQKYVFLNYVSMNP; this comes from the exons ATGGACAAGTATTTCTCATCAAGTGCTAGATCTGAGAAAAAAGCTCAATTCCTCAGACTTTACCAAGGTAATATGACTATCTCTGAGTATGCTGACAAATTTAACTCACTAGCCAAATATTTCCGCTATTTTCGTGACCATGTGGATGAGAACTATAAGTGTGAGAGGTTTGAGCAAGGACTCAGATATGAGATTAAGGAATCTGTGGAGCCCTTGGAGATTCGTCAATTCCAAGTGCTAGTGGAGAAATGTAAAAAGGTGGAGCGGATGAAGCAAGGACGTCCGAATAGATGGGTTGCTGGAGGATCGTCTAGACACCAG GGACATCATGACCGCAATAAAAGGGGAAAGCAACAACAACCATACACCCGACCTCAAAGGAATGGAAGAGACCATCCTCAAACGCAGTTCAAGGGAGGTCAGAGACCACAAAATTCAAGTAGTATTCGCTGCTACAACTGTAATAAGGAGGGACAT CGACCGGGGCATTTTGCTAGGGATTGTCGAGCACCAAGTAGAGATCATGTTCCATCTACCAACAACAATAAGAATGATATTTGCCCTACTGCTAAGGGACGTGTTTATCACATTGGAGAAGAGGAAGCTTTGAATGCCTCAGGATTAATCCAGGGCGAGTGTGAAATTGCAGACAAACTATTTCTAATATTATTTGATTCTtctggtgctactcattctttcATCTCTATGGAGTGTGCAAATTATGTACAACTACTTGTTACTTCACTACCTTTTGATTTGGTGGTCACAATACCATCTTCTCAACCTGTAATACTTAATGAAGCTTGCTTAGAATGCCCCTTAACTATCTTGGGCATAAAATTCAAAGTCGACCTGGTTTGTATTCCCCTAAAACATATGGGAGTGATCCTTGGGATGGACTGGTTATCTAGTCATCATGTTCTTTTGGATTGTGCTCGAAAGTCTATAATCTTTCCAGACCCCGATGTTTCTCGATTTCTAAATAGCAACCGATTGAAAATTTCTTTGAAGGGAGGCATCCAGAAGTATGTGTTCTTAAATTATGTCAGCATGAATCCATAA
- the LOC127075558 gene encoding protein RBL: MNASIIDPLQGDFPEVIEEYLELEHGIMKCIAFNRRGTLLAAGCNDGSCVIWDFLTRGVAKELRDSECSSPITSICWSKCGNRILVSAADKSLSLWDVLSGKRIRRIVLQQTPLQARLHPGSSKLCLACPLSCTPMIINLNTEDTTFLKVTVSEKPSGQNPTSRNKCSDGSTSFTPTAACFSKYGNLVYVGNSKGEILVIDSKDGEVRGMVPISGGSVVKSIVFSRNGQYLLTNSNDRVIRIYENLLPLKDENRALDELNKNLGDLNGVEKLKVIGSRCLTLFREFQDAITKVHWKAPCFSGDGEWVVGGSASKGEHKIYIWDRAGHLVKILEGPKEALIDLAWHPVRPIVVSVSLNGIVFIWAKDYTENWSAFAPDFKELEENEEYVEREDEFDLNPETEKPKGSDVNEDEKVDIMTVEKDPNFSDSDMSQEELCFLPVSPIPDVHEQQDKFLESSSKVVDSNNSESPFSEEAVTNENMMNHASSPVEDDAAGTRIKRKRRPSEKVLELQAEKVKKPLKSSKSSRTKTKSLVDENADNDFYYDELSDE; this comes from the exons ATGAACGCATCTATAATCG ATCCGTTGCAGGGAGATTTCCCTGAAGTGATAGAGGAGTATCTGGAACTGGAACATGGGATTATGAAATGTATTGCTTTCAACCGTCGTGGTACCCTTCTTGCTG CTGGCTGCAATGATGGAAGCTGTGTTATCTGGGATTTTTTAACCAGGGGTGTTGCTAAAGAGCTTCGAGATAGTGAATGTTCTTCTCCCATTACCAGTATTTGTTGGTCAAAGTGTGGTAATCGAATTCTTGTATCTGCCGCTGACAAGTCGTTATCCCTGTGGGATGTTTTGAGTGGTAAGAGGATAAGAAGAATAGTTTTGCAGCAAACCCCTTTACAAGCTCGTCTTCATCCAGGGTCCTCCAAACTCTGCTTGGCGTGTCCTCTCTCATGTACTCCGATGATTATTAACTTAAACACCGAAGATACAACTTTTCTTAAAGTTACTGTCTCTGAGAAGCCAAGTGGACAAAACCCTACCTCCCGCAATAAGTGTTCTGATGGAAGTACCTCCTTCACACCTACTGCCGCGTGTTTTAGTAAGTATGGAAACTTGGTTTATGTGGGAAACTCTAAAGGGGAAATTCTTGTAATTGACAGTAAAGACGGTGAGGTGCGTGGCATGGTTCCTATCTCTGGTGGTTCAGTAGTGAAGAGCATTGTATTCAGCAGGAACGGACAATATCTTCTAACAAACTCAAATGACAGAGTAATAAGGATCTATGAAAATCTTCTTCCTTTGAAAGATGAAAATAGAGCACTAGATGAACTGAATAAGAACCTTGGTGATCTAAATGGCGTTGAGAAGTTGAAGGTCATAGGATCAAGATGTTTAACTTTATTTCGAGAGTTTCAAGATGCAATAACAAAGGTGCATTGGAAAGCACCCTGTTTCAGTGGTGATGGTGAGTGGGTTGTTGGCGGTTCTGCTAGCAAAGGAGAACATAAGATTTACATATGGGATAGAGCTGGACATCTTGTGAAAATCCTTGAAGGGCCTAAGGAAGCCCTTATTGATTTAGCATGGCATCCTGTACGTCCTATTGTTGTATCTGTTTCTTTGAATGGCATAGTTTTTATCTGGGCTAAAGATTACACCGAGAACTGGAGTGCGTTTGCTCCTGATTTCAAAGAGCTTGAGGAAAatgaggagtacgtggagcgagaagatgaatttgatttgaatccTGAGACTGAGAAG CCAAAAGGATCTGATGTCAATGAAGATGAGAAAGTTGACATTATGACAGTGGAGAAGGATCCTAATTTCAGTGACTCTGATATGTCCCAAGAAGAATTATGTTTCCTGCCAGTATCTCCCATACCTGATGTTCATGAACAGCAAGATAAGTTCTTAGAAAGTTCTTCAAAAGTGGTGGACAGCAATAACTCCGAATCCCCATTTTCAGAAGAGGCTGTTACAAATGAAAATATGATGAATCATGCCTCAAGTCCAGTGGAAG ATGATGCTGCGGGAACACGAATTAAAAGAAAGCGGAGACCATCAGAGAAGGTTTTGGAGTTGCAGGCAGAAAAAGTCAAGAAACCTTTGAAATCTAGCAAATCATCAAGAACCAAAACAAAATCTTTGGTTGATGAGAATGCTGATAATGATTTTTATTATGATGAGCTTTCTGATGAATAG